The proteins below are encoded in one region of Paenarthrobacter ilicis:
- the glp gene encoding gephyrin-like molybdotransferase Glp, with protein MPRSVAAHRHAVLELLAAPAAAKGVEHLPLRDALGKALANHLHAPISLPPFANSQMDGFAVRSADIPDGGARLRVAPPVPAGKAPAALAPGFAAPIMTGALIPEGADAVVPIEKAVPDSFPDPASTDATVTLPAVAAGTYIRNQGSDIEAGQLALPAGTRLGPAQLGLAAALGLNTVEVRKALRVLLVTTGDEVLEPGEHLTPGKIYDSNGTLLEASLQEAGLGVVRAGISNDNPATLLEVLERHTSRATNPVDLIITTGGVSKGAYEVVRQAMAGHPVDFLPVAMQPGGPQGLGSFQGVPFLGFPGNPVSCLVSFEMFLRPVLRDLLGTPSPRHARNVVLAERLTSPDGKHQIRRGRVDGDGTVRMEGGAGSHLVHALARANALVHIPADVTELPAGAEVEVWML; from the coding sequence GTGCCCAGATCCGTTGCAGCCCACCGTCACGCGGTGCTTGAGCTGCTGGCCGCTCCCGCTGCGGCCAAAGGTGTCGAGCATCTTCCGCTGCGCGACGCACTGGGAAAGGCACTGGCCAACCACCTGCATGCACCCATTTCGCTGCCGCCCTTCGCGAACTCCCAGATGGACGGTTTCGCGGTGAGGTCCGCGGACATCCCCGACGGCGGTGCCCGGCTACGGGTGGCCCCTCCGGTGCCGGCGGGCAAGGCGCCCGCGGCCCTTGCACCGGGCTTCGCCGCGCCCATCATGACCGGCGCCCTCATCCCCGAAGGTGCTGACGCCGTCGTTCCCATCGAAAAGGCCGTGCCGGATTCCTTTCCGGATCCCGCGTCCACCGACGCGACCGTTACGTTGCCCGCTGTTGCAGCAGGAACCTACATCCGGAACCAGGGCAGCGACATAGAAGCCGGCCAGTTGGCCCTGCCGGCGGGTACCCGGCTTGGTCCGGCGCAACTGGGCCTGGCAGCCGCGTTGGGACTCAACACCGTGGAGGTCCGGAAAGCGCTGCGGGTCCTGCTGGTCACTACGGGCGACGAAGTGCTGGAACCGGGGGAGCATCTGACCCCAGGCAAGATCTACGACTCCAACGGCACGTTGCTGGAAGCGTCTTTGCAGGAAGCGGGCCTTGGGGTGGTTCGCGCCGGAATCTCCAACGACAATCCGGCCACCTTGCTGGAGGTGCTGGAAAGGCATACGTCCCGGGCCACCAACCCTGTGGACCTGATCATCACCACGGGCGGGGTGAGCAAAGGCGCGTACGAGGTTGTCCGGCAAGCCATGGCCGGCCACCCGGTGGACTTTCTTCCCGTAGCCATGCAGCCGGGAGGCCCGCAGGGGCTGGGCAGTTTCCAGGGAGTACCCTTCCTTGGTTTCCCCGGGAACCCGGTCAGCTGCCTCGTTTCCTTCGAGATGTTCCTGCGGCCGGTTCTCAGGGACCTTCTGGGCACCCCGTCCCCCCGGCACGCACGCAACGTGGTCCTGGCCGAACGCCTGACTTCTCCGGATGGGAAGCACCAGATCCGCCGGGGCAGGGTGGACGGGGACGGAACGGTCCGCATGGAGGGGGGAGCAGGCTCGCACTTGGTCCATGCCCTGGCCCGCGCCAATGCCCTGGTACACATCCCCGCTGACGTCACGGAACTCCCGGCCGGTGCTGAGGTGGAAGTATGGATGCTGTGA